In Corylus avellana chromosome ca2, CavTom2PMs-1.0, the following proteins share a genomic window:
- the LOC132172357 gene encoding uncharacterized protein LOC132172357 — MNFHLASNKENSEKGVEIHSCFYCKKVFNNHLALGGHLRAHQEEINARRSWNYPVHSSNFLDVSSTAPNRILTGQPENFSGGARNNPSALFSRATSSMDFSKFCSNESSCINARKYFENNVGNAISQFFMSPNLSSSSGAEVHHSNPLTSSLFIPSASTATTGFPMDSSLYSGSYGICQFNTDELRTFRDGKPPNFQHHYLGDGQRSGQNGVNKYNESSMLTCEGGKKRCLDEVLGNSDMMNSSKKPQTTSNLPAETEKPQKKELLLFKDVEDSFFGFGISFDDKEEDEADLDLSLHL, encoded by the exons ATGAATTTCCATTTGGCATCTAATAAAGAAAATTCTGAGAAGGGTGTGGAGATCCATTCATGCTTCTATTGCAAAAAGGTGTTCAACAATCACCTGGCTCTTGGGGGTCATCTAAGGGCTCATCAGGAGGAAATTAATGCTAGGAGGAGCTGGAATTATCCTGTTCATTCCAGTAATTTCCTTGACGTTTCCAGCACTGCCCCTAATCGCATCTTGACGGGTCAGCCTGAAAATTTCTCTGGAGGTGCTAGGAATAATCCAAGTGCACTTTTCAGTAGGGCGACCTCTTCTATGGATTTCTCTAAGTTCTGCTCAAATGAATCCAGCTGTATCAATGCTAGAAAGTACTTTGAGAACAATGTTGGAAACGCCATATCTCAGTTTTTCATGTCTCCAAATCTTTCATCCAGCAGTGGTGCCGAAGTTCATCATTCAAATCCCTTAACCTCGTCACTTTTTATTCCATCTGCTAGCACTGCAACCACTGGTTTTCCTATGGATTCCTCATTGTACTCCGGATCATATGGAATCTGTCAGTTTAATACTGACGAATTAAGAACATTTAGAGATGGTAAGCCACCAAACTTTCAGCATCACTACCTTG GTGATGGTCAGCGTTCAGGCCAAAATGGAGTTAATAAGTATAATGAGAGTAGTATGTTAACTTGTGAAGGAGGTAAGAAACGCTGCTTAGATGAAGTCCTGGGGAATTCTGACATGATGAATTCATCAAAAAAGCCTCAGACCACCTCCAACCTACCTGCAGAAACAGAGAAGCCTCAGAAGAAAGAGCTACTTCTTTTTAAGGATGTGGAGgattctttttttgggtttgggattTCTTTTGATGACAAAGAGGAAGATGAAGCAGATCTGGATCTATCTCTACACCTGTAG